The DNA window CGTCGCGGACGAGCTCCTGCACGCCGACGGTCGCGCCGAACAGCGTCGTCTCGCCGGGACGCCAGAGCGCGGAGAGGATCACCGCGCCGACGATCCCCGCGAGGAGCGGCAGGTTGACGAGGCCGCGCAGCCGCAGCGGGCGGCGCGGACCGGCCGGCGGCGCCGTCGCCTCCGGCGGCTCGCGGCGCCAGGCGCGCCGGTCGAGGAGGAAGTAGGCCGGCAGCAGCAGCGCCAGCGCGACCCCCATCTCCAGCGCGAGGCGGAAGGTCCAGAAGAACGGCACGCCGCGCAGGAAGCCGAGGAAGAGCGGCGGGTCGCCGAGCGGCGTCAGCACGCCGCCGATGTTGGCGACGAGGAAGATGAAGAAGACGACGGTGTGCGTCCTGCTTCGCCGCGCGGCGTTGGCGCGCAGCAGCGGGCGGATCAGGACCATCGCCGCGCCGGTCGTGCCGATCCACGAGGCGAGCAGCGCGCCGACGCCGAGCAGCGCCGTGTTCGTCGCCGGCGTCCCCCGCAGGTCCCCCTCGAGGACGAGCCCGCCGGAGACGGTGAAGAGCCCC is part of the bacterium genome and encodes:
- a CDS encoding sodium:proton antiporter; amino-acid sequence: GLFTVSGGLVLEGDLRGTPATNTALLGVGALLASWIGTTGAAMVLIRPLLRANAARRSRTHTVVFFIFLVANIGGVLTPLGDPPLFLGFLRGVPFFWTFRLALEMGVALALLLPAYFLLDRRAWRREPPEATAPPAGPRRPLRLRGLVNLPLLAGIVGAVILSALWRPGETTLFGATVGVQELVRDGLIVAIGLLSLALTPRGLRRANGFSWGPIAEVAILFAAIFAAMIAPLAILGAGERGALAGLVRAVDSPAAFFWATGLLSSVLDNAPTYLTFFAGALGRFSPGAPHGDALAALLGAHGHYLEAISAGAVFMGANTYIGNAPNFMVKAIAEEAGVEMPSFGGYVVRYSLPFLLPVYVVLTFVLSL